CAAGATCTACCATTCCCTCCACCGGTATCGATCATTCCGAACGTGCGGTTGAAGGCTGCCCCAAAGGACTCCCGCGCGTCATGAAATCCACCACGCGAACCGCGGTTCGCCCCGCTACCGGTGCGCACTTATCCGGAGGCTGAGACGATGAACCCCGAACTGATCGAAGTCGAAGTGTGGGTGATGGTCGATGAGAACGGTGATTACGAGGTGTCGAAGGACGTGGACGATCTCCAGCCCGAATCGGGCCTCGCGTCCCGGATGGTGAAGGTAACGATCAAGGTGCCGACGCCGAAGGCCGTTGAACTGGTAGCGACCGTAGCGGCCGAACCCGACGCGGGCGAACTGAAGGTCGCGTAGTTCACCCGGGCCGGAACCCCGGCCCATCCCCTGCACAACCTGAAGCACAACCGGCGACTCAGTGCGAGCCGCCCCGTCGAAAGTACGTCCACAACCAACACGAGGAACCCCAATGACCGCCACAACGATCGCGCCCGCGAAGGGCAACATGAAGACCCGGCCGACAGTCCAGGACCGCACTGGCGAGGAGAAGAGAGCGAAGCTCCTCGACGAGATCGTGCGGATCGGTGGCCTACTGAGCCGGGTGGACCGAATGGAGACCGAACTGAATGAGGCGGGTTACTCCGGGAACGCGCCTCTCGGCGACGAGTTTAACGCGATCTCGATCGACCTCCAGGCCGCCGTCTTCGCCTACGTTCGCGCGCTGGGGCGCGGCTGACCCACATCACAACCACCATGAGGACGGCGACCATGAGCGCGAAGAACACCAAGTCCGCAGACCCGAAGAAGGCGCGACTGTACGAGGCGATGGTTTCGATGGGCCGATTGGTTGACGAAATGGAGCGCTGCCGCGCCGAGTACGGCGATCTGCTGGAACAGGCGGAAGGCCCGGACGGTGACGACGTTCACCCTTGGCTCAACCTATTCAACGATATCGCGAGCCAGTACGGGCGCGAAGAGTCACGGGTGAGCCGCAAGAGTTGATCCGGCCGCGGGTCGTTTGGAGGGCGTGGAGAACGACCTGTACAAAGTGCCCCCGATTGGAGTATGCGATGCCTGATCCACAACACCTACCAACCTCAGAGGAACGGTTATGCACTCGAACATTACGACCCAGGGCCACAACATCCCGAGCGCGCCCCGGTGCCCCGCGTGCGCCACGTGCTGTTTCTGGTGGTCTAGCGACGGAGACAATGGAGAACGCGAACTCGTGTGCCCGAACTGCACGAGTTACATGCCCACGGAGTTGATCGCGGATCGGACGGGCGAGTAGCCAGAGCAACTCCAACGTCACCCCCACCCGGCTAACTGGCCGTGTGGGGTCGTTTCTTTACCGTTGCACAGTACACGAGGTGAATGTATACGCGGGTGCATTTGTGTTCTTCAACCCCAATGGTGTGGAATGCCGCCAGCAAAGACTTGGGATTCGGTTCAGCCGGTCGTTTACGAGACGCTCCCGATGCTGGCGCAGCGGGTCGGAAAGACTCGCATGACGGTGTGGAACTGGATCAAGAACGGAATCACGGTCGGGAATCGCAAAGTGAAGCTCGCCGCAATTCGCGTCGGTCGGCAGTGGTGCGTAGCGCCGGACTGGTACGAACAGTTCCTTCTCGACTGCAATCCGGAGTTGCGTGCGCTTCCCGAATCACCGGCCGCGGAAAAGAGACGACTCGCGTCGGAACAGGCTCGTGCGAAGATCCTGATCGGGTAACGCGAACGTTGATTTTCGACTACCGCAATTGGGTACGGGACTACCGTTTTCGCCTGTGATTTCTTGCTGCATTTGCGTCCACTTGCGTTTCCGGTGTGAAATGGCAATATGCTTGGAATCTCAGGCGATTCGTGCTCCGGATAAAGGGCTTCCCGGCGTTTGTGGATCTGGAAGTCGCGGGTTCAAATCCCGTCAGTCACCCTAGGAACAAGCGACCAAAAGCCCCAGAATTCTGGGGCTTTTGGCGTTTTTGCCCCAGAACGGGCTAGTGGACAGATTTGAGCAACCTGCGACAGCGCGAGACCCTGCGAGATGTCCGCTTACGCAAGGGTTACGCAAGCGGTTTCAGCCGGCTGACCGCTCTCGCAAGGTGCGAGAGCTCACTTTCGGCGTAGTGTGATTGAGCATAGCCCGAACTGATTTGTGGTGCTCATCAAACCGGTGCGATTAGAAGCGCGGAACGCGGCTACAAATCTTGATTCGGTCTTTCTGGTGGTCATTCCTAGTTCGTCGAACGTGGCAGCGCTTCCACAGCAGTGAGTAGACGCGCCGCGAGTTCCGCCCGTGCGATATGCCGATATCCGCCCGGCCCGGCGCCGATGAGTGCCCAGTCGCGCATGCCCTCCAGTGTGTTCGCGACCATCAGGTCGGCGCGCGAATGCACCCGCGAGCGCTCCGCGATTTCTTCTAGTTCCGCGGCCGAGACTCCAACTTCGAGTTTGAACTTCACCAACTTCCCGGTGAACCCCCATTCTGCGCGCACCTTGTCGACCAACTTCGGTGCCGGGGTGAGCTTCAACCACAGTTCGGGGTACGAACTTTTCACCTTCCCGGCGGTCGCGTCCTCGAACTGCCCGTCCCGGTGCGTGAACACTCCCGCGACGTGGTAGTCGCTCACTGCCGCCGCGTGGACGATCGCGTCGTATCCACCGGTCGTGATTTCGGCGCGCATCAGAGCGTCGAGGTCGTCGAACGTGCGGTACGCGCGCACGCCCCACTGCGGCGCGACGCGTTCTCGGGTGCTTGTGATCTCGTCGAGAACCTCGGGGTGCGACGTGAGCAGTGTCACGGTGTGCCCGCGCTCGAACGCGCTCGACGCGACTTGGGCACCCGTGCGCCCGGAGAAGATGTTCGTGATGCACCGCACGCGGTCCACCGGTGTCTGCGTGTTCCCGGCCGTAACGAGAATGTTCATGAGGCGCCCGTGGAATCGTCTGCGGCAGTGTGATTACGGTACTGTGACGAACTTTTGTCAGGATACGGTTCCGCAGCACGGGAGCTGTCCGCTTTCGGTTGAGTCGATCTGTAAAACTTTGCAGTGCGCGAGAAATTTCAAAATCGTAGGTGCATACCACGCACCCACTACGAGCACAGCGCCTCGAATGCCCGTTGTCCGCACCAGAACGTGGCGATAAGTTTAGTTCACCCACGAGCAAATCTCCCGCCCGCTCCGAGTTCGAGCGGGAACCGGCACAAGGGCCGCATTGTGGGTTCCGGGATCGCCCCGCGCGAGGTCGACGCACTATGGCTGTGACCGTTCCCGATGGCCCCGCACTCAACGCCGGGATCTGGAAACTGTACCGCGAGTTCTTCGAACTCGCCGAGCGCCGGCGCCGGTGGATACTCGAAACCGATGTGCCCTGGGACCAGTGCAACCCGAACACGCCGCCGGAAATCGCCGACGTCGTCGAGTCGTTCTGCGCGGTCGAGTTGTTCCTGCCCGACTTCGTCGGCAAGGCGCTCCCGATGGCCCGCACCGTCCGCGGGCGCGCGTGGTTCCTGGCGAACTGGGGGTACGAGGAGTCGAAGCACTCGCTCGTGCTCCAGGAGTGGCTCCTCCGCTCCGGTGCGCGGACCGAGAACCAGCTCGAAGAGGTCGCGAACTGGGCAGTGGTCGGCGAGTGGCAGCTCCCCCAAGACGACGTGCGCGGGATGACCTGCTACACGATGTGCCAGGAACTCGCCACCTGGCTACACTACCGCAACCTCCGGTTGCTCCTGGGCAACACCGACCCGGCGCTGAATAAGATCCTCTCGCTCATTAGCATCGACGAGCGCGCGCACTACGACTTCTACGTCAAGGTGATGAAACTGCACCTCGCCGACGACCGCGCCGGCACGCTCGAACAGCTCAAGCGCGTGCTCAACGGGTTCGCGATGCCGGTCACGCACCTGCTCGCCGATAGCGCGCGCCGGACCGCCGCTGTGAAAAACATGAACATTTTTAACGAAGCGCTGTTCTACTCGGACGTGCTCGTGCCCATTCTGACGACACTCGGGATCGATAAGGCGGAGCTTCGGAACCGGGCGCTTCAGAAGAAGAGTCTGCCCCCGACGACGCCCCGATGACGGCCACTTACCCGCAGGACCGTTCCCACGCGATCGATATGGCCACGCACTCTCGTCGAACCGTCATCACCGGGCTAGGCGTTCTCAGTCCGATCGGCTCAGATCCCGTCGCCTTCTGGGGGGCGCTCCGGGCCGGCGCGTCCGGTATCCGCACCGTTCGTGCGGTCGAACCGT
This region of Gemmata massiliana genomic DNA includes:
- a CDS encoding acyl-ACP desaturase, giving the protein MAVTVPDGPALNAGIWKLYREFFELAERRRRWILETDVPWDQCNPNTPPEIADVVESFCAVELFLPDFVGKALPMARTVRGRAWFLANWGYEESKHSLVLQEWLLRSGARTENQLEEVANWAVVGEWQLPQDDVRGMTCYTMCQELATWLHYRNLRLLLGNTDPALNKILSLISIDERAHYDFYVKVMKLHLADDRAGTLEQLKRVLNGFAMPVTHLLADSARRTAAVKNMNIFNEALFYSDVLVPILTTLGIDKAELRNRALQKKSLPPTTPR
- a CDS encoding phosphopantothenoylcysteine decarboxylase domain-containing protein, with the translated sequence MNILVTAGNTQTPVDRVRCITNIFSGRTGAQVASSAFERGHTVTLLTSHPEVLDEITSTRERVAPQWGVRAYRTFDDLDALMRAEITTGGYDAIVHAAAVSDYHVAGVFTHRDGQFEDATAGKVKSSYPELWLKLTPAPKLVDKVRAEWGFTGKLVKFKLEVGVSAAELEEIAERSRVHSRADLMVANTLEGMRDWALIGAGPGGYRHIARAELAARLLTAVEALPRSTN